In one Neobacillus sp. CF12 genomic region, the following are encoded:
- a CDS encoding alpha-amylase family glycosyl hydrolase produces the protein MKGKMRKIISFITLFVLFAQTIALGFINPIESNAAERVVTLVGNLQDELGGLGEWNPADASTRMTLQENGKYKLTGTLPAGNYEYKIAINGSWDENYGVNGVPGGDNYKLSLDQEKQVTFIYDDSTHKVSVPVELPDDQKPRIVGDIQPELNAGGEWAPGESTAILKDEDLDNIYTYTVQVPKGKHEFKLVLGNNWSAPAYPANNFVLNVVKDTVVTFFYNHDTKEVYTDYDPGLPDGNVQGDKLFHDTWDTAYRSPFGAVKAGDTVKLRLQAKKGDLTSAKVQLKNYNTGNTIMLEMEYAGWVELNGAPVEFWEADIKPEEKGVYGYKFIARDGESQKEYGEDIAEGGKGTTSDANASLFQLTVFDPAYKTPDWMKEAVVYQIFPDRFFNGNKKNDDAKNTARGDEPIEHQEWSELPDNPRETNSEGYTGDEIWSNDFFGGDISGIQKKLDYIQSLGVNTLYLNPIAYASSNHKYDATDYKEIDPMFGSPEEFKAFTKELKKRKMHLILDGVFNHVGDDSIYFDRYGKYQTVGAYEYWSAVYDLVNKGVTEEEAKKQVEEKLKAEGQTISPYGFHNWFNIENVKVDGVYKYQAWWGFDSLPEIKSIPGEVVDYPSELNNKQFANYMMYDDDSVAKSWLDRGATGWRLDVANEVDPEFWREFRNELKTGKKDEPLILGEIWDDASEYFLGDLYDSVMNYRFRGALIDYLKNGNAEGAENQLNAVYEDYPKEAFYSLMNLMGSHDTPRAAFVLGNGTDSFERAEYDKNYNHQLGIQRLKLAATLQMGYAGAPTVYYGDEAGVTGSKDPDDRRTYPWGNEDTDLVKHYQSIGKVRNTYHDLFSYGDLNHLYAKGDVLAFSRSDKKNFAVVLTNRGTEEQTIELELEDLLINGVKLTDQLDRKYTTVSKDGKLTVTIPAMSGRMLVSAKGQNLKRPAAVTGLTIEEGSRSATLKWEGDAAKYAIYQTTISGAFYKKVMETSENTVTIDGLDNGRNYYFAVAALDKNGNPSDKAATENAVIPHVELKDGNYQITIVTSLETGIIDLSKPQTVTAAIFVQGETEADQMEGLQAKLEVKQPGNENWTTYKASYINQQETANVFSGNFLPLKEGNYEYRFAFSTDLGRNWVTSETQEVSFTKGEDTIAPADQVTLEQPVQESGQVNLSWKVEGSNDPYMIAIIRDGAIIDQLFEPTKLSYQDINVTNGKSYTYEVHVYDQAGNIVKSNPVTVTPELITVKVTFKVNAPAYTPQGINITMPGTKNGWNTGAWEMTRGGAVTNDYEYTIEAQEGEVLTYKYVKNGSWDQEGLADHTPSNPNDDDVSYYGYGATGTDLSIIVTNQGGNQMVVQDKILRWIDMPVVVTSHTDGQSVTADSITLQGNAIKEGVLTINGEPVTIKDDMTFSYNIVLKEGENKLTIHIEPSDENKSTIFKNDGGAIGKATKTIQMTILKNL, from the coding sequence ATGAAGGGTAAGATGAGAAAGATTATAAGTTTCATAACTCTTTTTGTTTTATTTGCGCAAACGATTGCTCTTGGATTTATTAATCCAATTGAATCAAACGCGGCAGAACGTGTGGTAACGCTAGTGGGGAATCTACAAGATGAACTTGGCGGATTGGGTGAATGGAATCCGGCTGATGCCTCAACAAGAATGACCCTTCAGGAAAATGGAAAGTACAAATTGACAGGGACGCTTCCTGCAGGAAACTATGAATATAAAATTGCAATTAATGGTTCATGGGACGAAAACTATGGAGTAAACGGGGTTCCTGGCGGCGATAATTATAAGCTGTCTCTTGATCAGGAAAAACAAGTCACCTTTATTTATGATGATAGTACCCACAAAGTTTCTGTTCCTGTAGAGCTTCCAGACGACCAGAAGCCAAGGATTGTGGGAGATATCCAGCCTGAGCTGAACGCTGGTGGAGAATGGGCGCCAGGTGAATCAACTGCGATATTAAAGGATGAAGACCTCGACAACATTTACACCTATACCGTACAAGTACCGAAAGGAAAGCATGAATTTAAGCTTGTTCTTGGGAACAATTGGTCTGCTCCGGCATATCCAGCGAATAACTTTGTTCTGAATGTAGTGAAAGACACGGTGGTTACATTCTTTTATAACCATGATACAAAGGAAGTGTACACCGATTATGACCCTGGATTACCGGATGGCAATGTCCAAGGAGATAAGCTGTTTCACGACACTTGGGATACAGCTTACAGGTCACCATTCGGGGCCGTAAAAGCAGGGGATACGGTCAAGCTTCGTCTCCAAGCGAAGAAAGGCGATTTAACTTCTGCAAAGGTTCAGCTGAAAAACTACAACACTGGTAATACCATCATGTTGGAAATGGAATATGCTGGATGGGTTGAGCTAAATGGTGCACCAGTGGAGTTTTGGGAAGCTGATATAAAGCCGGAAGAAAAGGGCGTTTATGGATATAAATTTATTGCTCGTGACGGAGAATCTCAGAAGGAGTACGGGGAAGACATTGCTGAAGGCGGAAAAGGAACAACTTCTGATGCCAATGCTTCTCTATTCCAATTAACCGTTTTTGACCCTGCGTACAAAACGCCAGATTGGATGAAGGAAGCGGTCGTGTATCAGATTTTTCCGGATCGCTTTTTCAATGGAAATAAAAAAAATGACGATGCCAAAAATACAGCACGCGGCGATGAGCCAATTGAACATCAAGAATGGAGCGAACTTCCGGACAACCCTCGTGAAACTAATTCCGAAGGCTATACTGGAGATGAAATTTGGTCCAACGATTTCTTCGGAGGTGACATTTCCGGCATTCAAAAGAAACTCGATTACATTCAATCTTTAGGTGTCAACACACTCTATCTAAATCCAATTGCATACGCATCATCGAACCATAAGTACGATGCGACAGACTACAAAGAAATCGATCCAATGTTCGGCTCTCCAGAAGAATTTAAGGCTTTTACGAAAGAATTAAAGAAACGGAAAATGCATTTAATTTTAGACGGTGTGTTTAACCATGTTGGTGACGATTCCATCTACTTTGACCGTTATGGAAAATATCAAACGGTTGGTGCTTACGAATACTGGTCAGCGGTTTATGACCTTGTCAATAAAGGAGTTACAGAAGAAGAGGCAAAGAAACAAGTTGAAGAAAAATTAAAGGCAGAAGGACAAACCATTAGCCCATACGGTTTCCACAACTGGTTTAACATTGAAAATGTGAAGGTTGATGGTGTTTATAAATATCAGGCATGGTGGGGATTTGATTCATTACCAGAAATCAAATCGATTCCTGGAGAAGTGGTGGACTATCCATCAGAGTTAAATAATAAGCAGTTTGCTAACTACATGATGTATGATGACGACTCTGTTGCCAAATCGTGGCTGGATCGGGGTGCAACAGGCTGGCGTTTAGATGTTGCGAACGAGGTCGATCCAGAATTTTGGCGCGAATTCCGTAATGAGCTGAAGACCGGAAAGAAAGATGAACCGCTGATTCTAGGTGAAATCTGGGATGATGCTTCTGAATATTTCCTTGGCGACTTATATGATTCCGTTATGAATTACCGATTCCGCGGTGCTCTTATCGATTACCTGAAAAATGGAAATGCCGAAGGGGCAGAAAATCAGTTGAATGCGGTATACGAAGATTATCCGAAAGAAGCATTTTACTCCCTGATGAACTTAATGGGCTCGCACGATACCCCTCGCGCAGCGTTTGTGTTAGGTAATGGAACCGACTCCTTTGAACGTGCGGAGTACGATAAAAATTACAACCATCAACTCGGAATTCAACGCCTAAAGCTTGCCGCGACCCTGCAAATGGGTTATGCTGGTGCGCCGACTGTTTATTACGGCGATGAAGCTGGTGTCACTGGCTCGAAGGACCCCGATGACCGCAGAACTTATCCTTGGGGTAACGAGGACACCGATCTTGTAAAACATTATCAATCAATTGGAAAAGTAAGAAATACCTATCATGACCTTTTCAGTTACGGTGATTTAAACCATCTTTATGCAAAAGGGGATGTTCTTGCTTTCTCCCGTTCAGACAAAAAGAACTTTGCGGTTGTTTTAACAAACAGAGGTACTGAAGAACAGACGATTGAACTTGAATTAGAAGATTTATTGATTAATGGTGTGAAATTAACAGATCAGCTTGATAGAAAGTACACAACCGTATCAAAAGATGGAAAGCTTACAGTTACTATTCCAGCCATGAGCGGGCGCATGCTTGTGTCTGCTAAGGGTCAAAATCTGAAACGTCCAGCTGCCGTCACGGGATTAACGATTGAAGAAGGGAGCCGCTCGGCCACTTTAAAGTGGGAAGGTGATGCAGCTAAGTATGCCATTTATCAAACAACGATTTCTGGCGCTTTTTATAAAAAAGTAATGGAAACGTCTGAGAATACGGTCACCATCGATGGTTTAGACAATGGCCGCAACTATTATTTTGCCGTGGCAGCACTTGATAAAAACGGGAATCCTTCTGATAAAGCTGCAACAGAGAATGCAGTTATTCCACATGTTGAGTTAAAAGATGGAAATTACCAGATTACCATCGTAACATCACTTGAAACGGGGATCATTGACCTTTCGAAGCCGCAAACAGTCACCGCTGCTATCTTTGTACAAGGTGAAACGGAAGCTGATCAGATGGAAGGCTTACAGGCAAAGCTCGAGGTAAAACAACCTGGTAATGAAAACTGGACTACCTATAAGGCTTCCTATATCAATCAACAGGAAACCGCAAATGTCTTTAGTGGAAATTTCCTACCATTAAAAGAAGGTAACTATGAATATCGCTTTGCTTTTTCAACTGACCTTGGACGTAACTGGGTCACGAGTGAAACGCAGGAGGTAAGTTTTACAAAAGGGGAAGATACGATTGCTCCGGCTGATCAAGTAACATTAGAACAACCAGTGCAGGAATCGGGACAGGTCAATCTTTCATGGAAGGTAGAAGGATCAAACGATCCCTATATGATTGCGATTATCCGCGATGGTGCCATCATCGATCAGTTGTTTGAACCAACAAAGCTATCTTACCAAGATATCAATGTAACAAACGGAAAGTCATATACCTATGAAGTGCACGTGTATGATCAGGCTGGTAATATCGTAAAATCGAACCCTGTTACCGTGACGCCTGAACTTATAACCGTTAAGGTAACCTTTAAAGTCAACGCACCAGCGTACACTCCACAGGGAATAAACATTACGATGCCAGGAACGAAAAACGGCTGGAATACGGGCGCATGGGAGATGACACGTGGCGGCGCAGTAACAAATGATTATGAGTATACAATAGAAGCGCAGGAAGGTGAAGTGCTTACTTACAAATACGTCAAAAATGGTTCTTGGGACCAAGAAGGTTTAGCAGACCACACTCCATCGAACCCAAATGATGATGACGTAAGCTACTATGGTTACGGGGCAACGGGAACCGACCTTTCGATCATCGTAACAAATCAAGGCGGTAACCAAATGGTTGTTCAAGATAAAATCCTTCGTTGGATTGATATGCCAGTGGTCGTGACTTCTCATACTGATGGGCAAAGCGTCACAGCGGACAGCATCACCCTACAGGGAAATGCTATTAAGGAAGGAGTTCTCACTATTAATGGCGAGCCAGTAACAATAAAAGACGATATGACCTTCTCCTATAATATTGTGCTAAAAGAGGGAGAAAACAAATTGACCATCCACATTGAGCCATCAGACGAAAACAAATCAACTATCTTTAAAAATGATGGAGGTGCCATTGGCAAAGCTACGAAAACCATTCAAATGACGATTTTAAAAAATTTATGA
- a CDS encoding LacI family DNA-binding transcriptional regulator, with protein MAVTIKDVAKLANVAPSTVSRVIADSPRISEATKRKVNEAMGELGYHPNLNARSLASQSTQTIGLVMPSSGDVVFQNPFFPTVLQGISEGAHEKKYALHMTTGKSEKETLEAVVEMVQGKRVDGMILLKSKVEDKIISYLLKRNFPFVLIGKPYKNVEEITHVDNDNFRAMQEATEYLIMQGHHQIAFIGGCLELVVTVERLLGYERALRNAGIELKNEYIIHEEFLREGGQEAVKELMSLENPPTALVVVDDFMALGVLNTLDELGISVPEDISIVSFNNVLLSEMVKPPLTSVDINIFDLGYQASKNLIQKIENSNEPIKRIIISHKLIERSSCCHLKNK; from the coding sequence ATAGCGGTTACAATTAAGGATGTTGCAAAGCTTGCGAATGTTGCTCCGTCAACAGTCTCAAGAGTGATTGCCGATAGTCCGCGAATAAGTGAAGCAACAAAGCGTAAAGTAAATGAAGCAATGGGAGAGCTTGGGTACCATCCAAACTTAAATGCAAGAAGTCTTGCAAGCCAATCGACACAAACCATTGGGCTTGTCATGCCGAGTTCAGGAGATGTCGTGTTTCAGAATCCCTTTTTCCCAACCGTATTGCAAGGAATTAGTGAAGGGGCTCATGAAAAAAAATACGCTTTGCATATGACAACTGGAAAATCAGAAAAGGAAACACTTGAAGCAGTGGTTGAAATGGTTCAGGGAAAAAGAGTAGATGGGATGATTCTACTAAAATCTAAGGTGGAGGATAAAATTATCTCATATTTACTAAAAAGAAATTTTCCATTTGTCCTTATTGGTAAACCTTATAAAAATGTAGAAGAAATTACCCATGTTGATAACGATAATTTTCGTGCCATGCAAGAAGCTACCGAATATTTAATCATGCAGGGTCATCATCAAATTGCCTTTATCGGTGGATGTCTTGAGCTTGTGGTAACGGTAGAGCGGTTACTTGGTTATGAACGGGCATTACGAAATGCTGGTATTGAATTGAAAAATGAATATATTATTCATGAAGAATTTTTACGTGAAGGCGGTCAGGAAGCTGTTAAAGAGCTCATGTCACTAGAAAATCCGCCTACTGCCCTCGTGGTAGTTGACGACTTTATGGCTTTAGGTGTCTTGAATACACTAGATGAGTTAGGAATCAGCGTTCCAGAGGATATTTCCATTGTCAGCTTTAATAACGTACTTCTTTCAGAAATGGTGAAGCCCCCGTTAACATCTGTTGACATCAATATATTTGATCTCGGCTATCAAGCATCAAAGAACTTGATTCAAAAGATTGAAAACAGTAACGAACCAATAAAGCGCATCATCATTTCCCATAAATTAATTGAAAGATCATCATGCTGCCATCTAAAAAACAAGTAA
- a CDS encoding sugar ABC transporter permease: MSMKRQNFIRLSLTYLVILMMFVIILYPLAWIIGSSFNPGQSLSGSSIIPKNATLAHYKELFDMDKSNYVFWYMNSLKVSILTMVFTVITVSLTAYSFSRYRFIGRKNGLLTFLVLQMIPNFAALIAIYILATLTHLIDTHIGLICVYVGGQIPMNTWLMKGYLDTIPKELDESAKIDGAGHLRIFFQIVIPLAKPIIAVVALFSFIAPFADFIIASILLRTPKNYTLAVGLYDLVAKQFGAEFTTFAAGAVLIAVPIAILFLSFQRYFVSGLTAGGTKG, from the coding sequence ATGAGTATGAAAAGACAGAATTTCATAAGACTTTCCTTAACTTATTTGGTTATTTTAATGATGTTTGTCATTATTTTGTATCCTTTGGCATGGATTATCGGATCATCCTTTAATCCAGGGCAGAGTTTATCCGGCTCAAGTATTATTCCAAAGAATGCAACTTTGGCCCATTACAAGGAACTTTTTGATATGGATAAAAGCAATTATGTTTTTTGGTATATGAATTCGCTAAAGGTTAGTATTTTAACCATGGTATTTACCGTTATCACTGTTAGTCTAACGGCATATTCTTTTTCACGCTATCGATTTATAGGCCGAAAAAATGGCTTATTGACTTTTTTAGTTTTACAAATGATCCCGAACTTTGCTGCCTTAATTGCCATTTACATTTTAGCGACCCTTACCCATTTAATTGATACCCATATAGGTCTCATCTGTGTCTATGTTGGCGGTCAAATACCGATGAATACATGGCTGATGAAGGGTTATTTAGACACGATACCAAAAGAACTTGATGAATCGGCTAAAATAGACGGTGCAGGGCACTTAAGAATTTTTTTCCAAATTGTTATACCGCTTGCAAAACCTATTATCGCAGTAGTTGCATTATTCTCTTTCATCGCACCGTTTGCTGATTTTATTATCGCAAGTATTTTACTTCGAACACCGAAAAATTACACTCTGGCAGTTGGACTCTATGACCTTGTTGCCAAACAGTTCGGAGCTGAATTTACCACTTTTGCTGCAGGGGCTGTTTTAATTGCTGTTCCAATAGCGATTCTTTTCTTGTCATTCCAGCGTTATTTTGTATCTGGTTTAACTGCAGGCGGTACAAAAGGCTAA
- a CDS encoding sugar ABC transporter permease, whose translation MMKGECRMSSYSTSYRKKALIFSIIPGLGQIYNKQTLKGICFFVLSAAFIYVFIDLLNIGLWGLVTLGEIPQLDHSIFLLVYGILAIIVLVFGLGFYLFNLRDAYKIGEKRDRHETISTIKEQYRNLIDHGFPYLIMSPGFLLLVFVVIFPIIFVVLLAFTNYDLYHSPPAKLVDWVGFKNIIEIFKVDIWRNTFLSVLSWTLVWTFVATTFQVALGIFLAIIVNQKDVKGKVIIRTVFILPWAVPAFVSILVFAGMFNETFGAINRDILGFFGIEGLPWMTEPLFTRIALIFIQTWLGFPFIFAMTTGVLQSIPDDLYEAAKVDGASNFQKFKNITLPLVLFATAPVLITQYTFNFNNFNLIYLFNGGGPAMTGQNAGGTDILISWIYRLTMISAQYSKAAMLTMLLSVIVISVALWQFRRTKSFQEEDMM comes from the coding sequence ATGATGAAAGGGGAGTGTAGGATGTCTTCCTATTCAACCAGTTACCGTAAGAAAGCATTGATTTTCTCTATCATTCCAGGGTTAGGGCAGATTTACAACAAACAAACGTTGAAAGGTATCTGCTTTTTCGTATTGAGTGCCGCATTTATTTATGTTTTTATCGATTTATTAAATATTGGATTATGGGGTTTAGTGACATTGGGAGAGATTCCACAATTAGATCACTCTATTTTCCTTTTGGTTTATGGGATTTTAGCCATAATTGTTCTCGTTTTTGGTCTTGGCTTCTACCTATTTAATTTGCGTGATGCTTATAAAATAGGGGAAAAACGTGATCGTCATGAAACCATTAGTACTATTAAGGAGCAATACCGTAACCTTATTGATCATGGATTTCCTTATTTAATTATGTCACCAGGATTTTTACTATTAGTGTTTGTCGTCATTTTTCCGATTATTTTCGTCGTCTTACTAGCATTCACAAACTACGATCTTTATCATTCTCCTCCGGCAAAGCTAGTTGATTGGGTTGGGTTTAAAAATATTATCGAAATTTTTAAAGTTGATATATGGCGTAATACCTTCTTATCCGTATTGTCGTGGACGTTGGTATGGACATTTGTTGCTACTACCTTTCAAGTAGCTTTAGGTATTTTCCTAGCGATTATCGTGAATCAAAAGGATGTAAAAGGAAAGGTCATTATTCGTACCGTTTTTATTCTGCCTTGGGCGGTTCCGGCATTCGTATCCATCCTTGTTTTTGCAGGAATGTTCAATGAAACCTTCGGTGCCATTAACCGGGATATCCTTGGCTTTTTTGGTATTGAGGGACTCCCCTGGATGACAGAACCCCTTTTCACAAGGATTGCTTTAATCTTTATTCAAACCTGGTTAGGATTCCCGTTTATTTTTGCGATGACAACAGGCGTCCTACAATCGATTCCGGATGATTTATATGAAGCGGCTAAGGTTGATGGTGCTTCTAATTTTCAAAAATTTAAAAACATTACCTTGCCGCTCGTTTTGTTTGCAACAGCACCCGTTTTAATTACCCAATATACATTTAATTTTAATAATTTCAATTTGATCTATTTATTCAATGGCGGTGGACCTGCGATGACGGGGCAGAATGCTGGCGGTACAGATATTTTGATTTCTTGGATTTACCGCTTAACCATGATTTCTGCGCAATACTCAAAAGCCGCTATGCTTACGATGCTTTTATCGGTGATTGTGATATCCGTTGCTTTATGGCAGTTTAGACGAACAAAATCATTCCAAGAAGAGGATATGATGTAA
- a CDS encoding extracellular solute-binding protein produces the protein MKKALSIFMMIVLMLGVLAACGPKRDVSSTKDTDKKEETAAKPEKLVVWEDKDKSGWLEKVAADFEKEYGIKIEYKEVEMATKQRDQLRLDGPAGTGPDIVTLPHDQIGQVATEGLIAELKVDSKVTDTFSQSSIDAQTYDGKLYGLPKSSETPVFVYNKDLMKEVPKTLEDLYTFAKENTKGENYGFLALWDNFYFAHGIIGGMGGYVFKNNDGKLDPADIGLNNNGAVEGTEYIQKWYKEGLFPNGIIGENGGSAMDGLFTEGKVAAVMNGPWSFKPYQDAGINIGMAALPTLQNGEHVKTFMGVKGWHVSAFSKHQEWATKFLEFITNDENSKYRFEQTAEVPTNKALLDDSVIKDNEGAKAVAEQSQYAVPMPNIPEMGQVWKPMADSLQTVVTGKAEPKQALDSAVDQIKANIESTK, from the coding sequence ATGAAAAAAGCACTTTCTATCTTTATGATGATTGTCTTAATGCTAGGTGTTCTTGCTGCTTGCGGCCCAAAAAGAGACGTCTCAAGCACTAAAGACACGGACAAAAAGGAAGAAACAGCAGCAAAACCAGAAAAACTTGTAGTCTGGGAAGACAAAGACAAATCTGGTTGGCTTGAAAAGGTAGCAGCTGACTTTGAAAAGGAATATGGAATTAAAATTGAGTACAAAGAAGTAGAAATGGCAACGAAACAACGCGATCAATTACGCCTTGATGGTCCTGCAGGTACAGGTCCAGACATTGTTACGTTGCCACATGACCAAATTGGGCAAGTTGCCACTGAAGGACTTATTGCGGAACTTAAAGTGGATAGCAAAGTTACAGACACATTTTCACAATCTTCTATTGATGCACAAACCTATGATGGAAAACTATACGGACTTCCAAAGTCTTCTGAAACACCAGTTTTCGTTTACAATAAAGATTTAATGAAAGAAGTTCCAAAGACATTAGAGGATCTTTACACTTTCGCGAAAGAGAATACGAAGGGTGAAAATTACGGTTTCTTAGCTCTTTGGGATAATTTTTATTTCGCTCACGGCATCATTGGCGGTATGGGTGGATATGTTTTCAAAAATAATGATGGAAAACTTGATCCAGCAGACATCGGTTTAAATAACAATGGTGCTGTTGAAGGTACGGAATACATCCAAAAATGGTACAAGGAAGGCTTATTCCCGAACGGTATTATCGGTGAAAATGGCGGATCGGCTATGGATGGACTTTTCACTGAAGGGAAGGTCGCTGCTGTTATGAACGGGCCTTGGTCCTTTAAACCATATCAAGATGCTGGAATTAATATTGGTATGGCCGCACTTCCTACTCTGCAAAATGGTGAGCATGTAAAAACCTTTATGGGTGTTAAAGGGTGGCATGTATCTGCTTTTTCTAAACATCAAGAATGGGCAACTAAATTCTTAGAATTTATCACGAATGATGAAAACTCAAAATACCGTTTTGAACAAACGGCTGAAGTTCCAACTAATAAAGCTTTATTAGATGATTCAGTGATTAAAGATAATGAAGGGGCAAAAGCGGTTGCTGAGCAATCTCAATATGCAGTTCCAATGCCAAACATCCCTGAAATGGGCCAAGTTTGGAAGCCAATGGCTGATTCATTGCAAACGGTTGTGACGGGCAAAGCAGAACCAAAACAAGCACTTGACTCTGCTGTTGATCAAATTAAAGCAAACATTGAATCTACTAAGTAA
- a CDS encoding glycoside hydrolase family 13 protein yields the protein MLKEAIYHRPKDNYAYACANGELHIRIRTKKNDLTEVKIVYGDPYDWHEKNWMITTEAMKKSGSDQLFDYWFVSIIPPFKRLRYGFILNDGSESLCFTEKGFFPEPPLDETAYYFCFPFLHNVDVFQAPAWVKNTVWYQIFPERFANGNKDNDPENVLPWGNAEPTSSNFFGGDLEGIIQNISYLKELGIGGIYLTPIFKAYSNHKYDTIDYMEIDPHFGTKEILRKLIEVCHKNGIKVMLDAVFNHCGFYFPPFQDMLKNGDNSRFKNWFHAREFPLVTKPKANYHTFAFTPFMPKLNTENPEVREYLLEVGRYWVREFNIDGWRLDVANEVDHNFWREFRKEVKAIKPELYILGEIWHDSMPWLRGDQFDAIMNYPVTTNILNLFAKQTITVKEFLENMTSVLHMYPKNINETAFNLVGSHDTPRILTECGKDIDRVKQVYTFLLTFIGTPCIYYGDEIGMMGEQDPGCRRCMEWDKNKQNKELFEHIQKLLQLRRENPLLSNEGELSFIDPEYHNTCLAYTKSIGEKTIIVILNTGDEKVRYTLPFQLAPITVKNLWDNKKMVFSGDELTIKLDSNGFKILELTN from the coding sequence TTGTTAAAAGAAGCGATCTATCATCGACCAAAAGATAATTATGCATACGCTTGCGCAAACGGAGAATTACATATACGAATCCGTACAAAGAAAAACGATTTAACAGAAGTAAAGATTGTTTATGGTGATCCCTATGATTGGCATGAAAAAAACTGGATGATAACGACGGAAGCGATGAAAAAGAGTGGTTCTGACCAATTATTTGATTACTGGTTTGTATCCATTATTCCCCCCTTCAAAAGGCTCAGGTATGGTTTTATATTGAATGATGGATCAGAATCTTTATGCTTTACAGAGAAAGGATTCTTTCCAGAACCTCCGTTAGATGAAACAGCCTATTATTTTTGCTTTCCGTTTTTGCACAATGTGGATGTTTTCCAGGCTCCAGCATGGGTAAAAAATACGGTTTGGTATCAAATTTTTCCTGAAAGATTTGCAAATGGGAATAAAGACAATGATCCTGAAAATGTACTGCCATGGGGAAATGCAGAGCCAACATCAAGCAACTTTTTCGGCGGAGATCTTGAAGGTATTATCCAAAATATCTCTTACTTAAAAGAGCTGGGGATTGGTGGAATTTACTTAACCCCTATTTTTAAAGCCTACTCTAACCACAAATACGATACGATTGATTACATGGAAATCGATCCACATTTTGGAACGAAGGAGATATTAAGAAAATTAATAGAAGTCTGCCATAAAAATGGCATTAAAGTGATGTTGGATGCTGTGTTTAACCATTGTGGATTTTATTTTCCTCCCTTTCAAGATATGCTAAAAAATGGGGACAATTCCCGTTTTAAAAATTGGTTCCACGCTCGTGAGTTTCCGTTAGTTACCAAACCCAAAGCAAATTATCATACTTTTGCCTTTACACCTTTTATGCCGAAATTAAATACAGAAAACCCAGAGGTAAGGGAATATTTATTAGAGGTTGGCCGCTACTGGGTAAGAGAGTTTAATATTGATGGCTGGAGACTAGACGTAGCAAATGAAGTCGACCACAATTTTTGGCGGGAATTCCGAAAAGAAGTAAAGGCCATCAAGCCAGAATTGTATATCCTTGGGGAAATTTGGCATGATTCAATGCCTTGGCTTCGCGGTGATCAATTTGACGCCATTATGAATTATCCTGTTACAACCAATATTCTTAATCTATTTGCCAAGCAAACGATTACGGTAAAGGAATTCCTTGAAAATATGACATCGGTTCTTCATATGTATCCGAAGAATATCAATGAGACTGCCTTTAATTTAGTTGGTAGCCACGATACACCACGAATTTTAACAGAATGTGGTAAGGATATTGATCGAGTAAAGCAAGTCTATACTTTTTTGCTTACTTTTATTGGAACACCGTGCATTTATTATGGAGACGAAATTGGCATGATGGGCGAACAGGACCCCGGCTGCCGCAGATGTATGGAATGGGATAAAAACAAACAAAATAAGGAGCTTTTTGAGCATATTCAGAAATTACTCCAGTTACGGAGGGAAAATCCATTACTTTCGAATGAAGGGGAACTCTCTTTTATTGATCCTGAATATCACAATACCTGTCTGGCTTACACGAAATCTATTGGGGAAAAGACGATTATCGTTATTTTAAATACAGGAGATGAAAAGGTACGCTATACACTTCCATTCCAGTTGGCCCCAATAACCGTTAAAAATCTTTGGGATAATAAAAAAATGGTCTTTTCGGGCGATGAGTTGACAATCAAGTTAGATAGTAATGGTTTTAAGATTTTGGAATTAACTAATTGA